Within Citrus sinensis cultivar Valencia sweet orange chromosome 1, DVS_A1.0, whole genome shotgun sequence, the genomic segment GACAGGATCTTCTTGCAGAGAGTTTGCAGTCCATGAACCAGCAAGATGCTTCGGGAAACAAACTTCTTCAAGATGTTGGGCTATGGATATCTCACAAGATCAAGgtatctcaaattttaatcaCCAAGAATATCAGTATGTTAGATATGGGCTATTTATGGAAAATctatatttgtaaaaataacaCTTGTCTTCTTTTATTGTAGGACCATTTTGCCAGACTACATAAGATGGCCATTAATCTGAAATACATAGGTCAGCAGTTCCCTTACTATAGCAAGcttcttttaaatttgtcCTACGAAGGTATCTGCCAAAGACTCTGATATATCCATTTGTCTTGCAGATCCTACATACATGATCCGGGCTATTCCAAGCAATGCATCTGACAATGTCTACTGCACACTGCTGGCTCAGAGTGCTGTTCATGGAGCAATGGCAGGGTATACAGGCTTCACAGTTGGTCCTGTTAATGGCAGACATGCTTACATTCCCTTCAATGTATGTTCTTCCATGTTCTTGATAAAatcattgaaattaattttcagaAGTCTGTGGTTTTACTTCTGTATTTTGACAACTAGAAACAGCCCAAAGTTGGCTACAGAGATTTGTTGCTTCCTAATTCTTCTTGGAACTTTAacatattcttatttataaccTTTTTGTCACTAAGCAATTCAATTGTTCTTGCATGCAGCGAATCAATGAGAGACAGAACCAAGTTGTGATTACTGACAGGATGTGGGCAAGAGTACTTTCTTCAACGAACCAGCCAAGCTTCTTAAGCGCCAATGAACTCGCCAaattcaagagagagaaacCCTCCTGCCCAGTTGTTGGATAGGGAAAACTGCAAAGGCGACAAATCCGAGCCCAAAGACATAACTATTAGGACATGAAAGAAAAACCATGCTATCCTATCCAGTACATAGTTGGTAGCTACTTGTAGTTGACGCCTTGCCACCTTTGATCTATGgttgataaaaatttggaCACGGTTTTTACTACTAATATTGAGAGGTATATCGTATATGTGCTTGTTGTATGAGCGGTGCCTCTTTTATACTAGTTGTAGTTAGATTCTTTGTCTGGACTCATCACAGTTGGAAGATATTTCAATGTTACCATTGTGTTTTTGGTGCTAACTCTGCAATGTTGTTAAATGGCAGCTAGTTTCTGTTTACAGTGTTCTTAAATTTCTCGGTTCGCAGATTGACATTTCTGATAAAAGCAAGAACAAAGCTTTTATATATGAACAGTCGGAAGAGTAAGCAGGAATATAGCCACTGATATGGGGAATGAAGAGTAGGGTTTATCAAGGTTACTTTGAATAAAGAAAACGCGTTTCAAGAACAAAGCTTTTATATATGAACAGTCGGAAGAGTAAGCAGGAATATAGCCACTCATATGGGGAATGAAGAGTAGGGTTTATCAAGGTTACTTTGAATAAAGAAAACGCGTTTCAAGAGGACACATTGACATAATATAATTTGGCATGTGTTTTGTTACTCTTCTGCCGTGATTGAGTTTAAAtacaatttcttctttaattttaattgagtgGAATAATAGGTActtttttacaaatttcacattagctaaaattttttttacagactaattttaaaagaacGGACTCGGTTTTGTAAAAACTGACACgacatatatgatatattgGATTAATAGGAACATCACATAgttcatatgatttatttattttactttatatttatattgaatcaattatattatgtgttatattaatttgtacaaaaatagTTGGTACAAGAAATTGAGACTGTATTGTTACtcgtttttattattatctccAGCCATAGCCTAAACTTTTTGGCCGTAGAGAAAAAGTGTTATTGGGCTCAGCAATTGTTGCATACTTCTAGTTTTGGATAAATCTTTCAAGTGGTTCACTGGGCATGGCAGCTGGCAgggaaagaaattaagaatatgTGAAgtataaagaataaatttgcTGCTCAAGGCAGGATACATCATAATAATCAAGAtacaaatgaatttaaaacttcaGCAAGTCCATGGTTTCAATTTCTACCGAGATTGGATTCATAGCCCATTTCAGTCTTGCTGATTATATTTCAAACAAGAAATCTCTGTCACAATGTCCGCCGAACAAGAACCGAGCAGAAAGTTCCTGCTAAAGTTCCAGTAGGAAAATCTGCCCGCAATTAGAAAGAATCAGCAATGTTGACTCAACCCCTATAGACGCCAGAGGGATCAGCGTTTTGAATAATCCATGGATGCTCTAGAAGCTTGTGTAGTGGCAGGCGCTGTGAAGAATCCTTGACAAGCATCTgctttgaattcaaaaaataaaaattttgggcATACCCCGTTATGTAATGTTAAcaaagttcaaaataaaaactttgaattcaaaaataaaaaaacaaaatattaacagTGTTACAGCAATTAGTCACATATCCTTATATGTAATTAGAATAAACTTGTGAGGTTTCAAGGCAGAGACTTCTAACCTGGCTAATGAGGTCCTTAGCAGCAGAAGACACAATTGGTTTAGGTGGGAACTTCAAATCCACTTGCACAATCCTGTAAATATGtgagattaattattattaacataaaacaGTGTGTTCTAAGATATGCAAGAAAATATTACTATTACAAACCAAGTGATTGAAGATCATTAGGAAGGATGAAACACCTCACCATGAACGACTACTATAAGTGTTGTTCCTTGGCTTTATATAAGTGTGTATTAGAAACCAATCTTACTTGCAAGTTATGCTTTACCTTCTATAAGTGTCAGAGTGTTCCTTGGCCTCGAAAGGAGGGACCCCATACAGAAACTCATAGCACAGAACACCAAGGCTCCAGATGTCCACATTAGCATCATGCTCGACACTTTCCACTGTTAAGAAATTGGATATTGTGTCTTAGAACTTCTAAATAACTAACCCACCATATCTATAATATGGTTGCTTTGTActgaataaaacaaacaaataatgtGAAGCAAGCCTTTGAATTGCCTTTTAACTGCAATGGCTGTTTCACATACCCATCTCCGGTGGGAGGTAATCCAGTGTGCCACACATGGTCCGCCTACGGTTAAATGTATGCACTGACCATCCAAAATCTGCAATCTTAAGCTCACCCTGACAAAGCAAACCAACATTGATAAGATAAGCCTCAGGCATGTTTCACTTTCAATTTAAAGTGAAAAACAAGCAACAGATAGTGCCATAAATGTTAATTATCACCTGTGCACCAATTAACAGGTTCTCTGGCTTGATATCTCGGTGTATTACGTGCTTCCCATGACAATAGATGAGTGCCCGAGCTAATGATGCAACATACTGCCAATATTTCACATGCATAcacattaaaatgataaaaataggGAGAGATTTTACAAAAGTCCCCTGCTGCAGGACACCTGAAAATCAGGTTAGGGGGAGACCAAAGCCTCAGAGATAGTTACATAAGATTCAAGAGGGTCAAAATTTCTATCAGGAGAAGTGAAACAAAAGTGAATAAGTATGGAATAGAAAGAACTTACAGTAGCAGCACGTCTCTCGCTAAAGTATTTACACTTCTGAAGTTCCTTGTAAAGTTCACCCTTCGCTGCATATTCTAGTATCAGATAAACTCGTTTCTGCAGCAATTCCatgaaaagaagaataaataagcagtaaaataattttgcctGGGTAATTTCCCACTTGAACCAcacatgttgaaaatgttgaaGAGAAAATGGTAAACCTGATCATAGAAGTAACCATAAAGCCGTAATATATTGGGATGTCGAAGATGACTCTGTATTTCAACTTCTCGTCGCAGCTGATGTTCAACTTGAGACTGCTGCAACTGGCTCTTAAATAGTACTTTTAGAGCCACGATGTGATTGCTCTGacacaattaaaagaaaaggaatcaGAATTGAGACACAAATCATTCCCTTTTTGCCTGTGCAGTCCGACAAAAGACCAAAAAGGATGTAGCAGCAGAGCAGACACATTATGTAGATTATTTGAAAGGGAAAAAACATGACTCCATACTAGCTGCAGATGCGACAATATATAACTTTTCTCCTTTGGATCCTGATCTCTATTTTATCAAGAATAGAAAACCACctaaattataaaaggatACTGCACATTTAAGTATACTGAGCAAGACACATAAAGAATGACATCTCAGCAACCAAATGCATGACACTTCAGTGATGAAAAAGTCACTCAACTTCATAAGCAATTTCTTTGACAACAGAAACACAATCATAGTTGACAGATATAACATCACAAAAGCAAGAAGCACAGTTTCTACcattaaacaagttaaatGAATTAACCGTTTGCTATCTATATGTGAAAATTGCTATTGATTTCTGAAAACAAACAAGCAAACTTACCCTTTTTTCTCTGGCTAAATAAACGTGACCGAACTTTCCTCTACCGAGAGGCTTTCCTATGTCAAAGTCATTAAGAGTCcatctttttttctcctttgctGAAACCTCTGAACAAGCCTGTAAAAAAATAGGCCACAAATCTACAATCCTTAGCATAatctaaaaatgattttaccttttttattttctatttttattttgaatgcaAGCTAATGCATTAACTCAGATCgccaaattatcaaaatcaaaataaatgaaaaccaacgtaaattaaatgttaaaacCCTATCAAAATCCAAGTCTTTGTATAAAATCAAAGCATACAGACCATGAATCAGCAGTCGTAATCCAAAAAACATGACCCTAAAATCATAATTCAGTCAATTCTGC encodes:
- the LOC102618612 gene encoding serine/threonine-protein kinase Aurora-2 codes for the protein MAIAAEQEKACSEVSAKEKKRWTLNDFDIGKPLGRGKFGHVYLAREKRSNHIVALKVLFKSQLQQSQVEHQLRREVEIQSHLRHPNILRLYGYFYDQKRVYLILEYAAKGELYKELQKCKYFSERRAATYVASLARALIYCHGKHVIHRDIKPENLLIGAQGELKIADFGWSVHTFNRRRTMCGTLDYLPPEMVESVEHDANVDIWSLGVLCYEFLYGVPPFEAKEHSDTYRRIVQVDLKFPPKPIVSSAAKDLISQMLVKDSSQRLPLHKLLEHPWIIQNADPSGVYRG